ATACTCATATTTTTATGAATAATGCCAATGCCTCCAGCTTTAGCCATCGCAATAGCCAATTTACTTTCAGTAACTGTATCCATAGCTGCAGAAATGATTGGTAATTTAAGTGTTAGTTTTTTTGTTAATTTAACACTTAAATTAGTTTCGTGTGGTAGTACATTTGAATAATTAGGAATAGCTAATAAATCATCAAATGTATATGCTTTAGTAATAATTTTTTCCATGTTATTGTTCTAATGTTACACTATAAATTTAATATTTTTAGATAAATAATAGTAAGATATACACATCCTATATAATCATTTAATATAGTAGGAATTTGTAGTTGATGAATCTTCAACAGACAAATTTCTACTTTTTTTAAGGGGTTGAACGGATTTAAATACCAATTAATTATGAGTCAAATGAATCAAGAATTACTAACAGCAATAACATTTATTGCTGATGAAAAGAAAATACCAAGAGATGCTGTAGTTGATGCTTTAAAAAATGCCATCATTAAATCCTACATGCGTGAATTTCCTGAAGAAGTTATTAATGCAGATATTAACATTGATCAAAAAATTCTTCATGTTTATCAAATTCTAAATATTGTTGATGACTACGAAGATCTAAACGATTATTGTGAGATTAGTCTTGATGATGCAAAAGCATTTTACGCAAAAAATAAAATTCAAAAAGAAGCAGTTGTTGGTGAACAGTTACATAAAAATATTGAACTAAATAAATTACCTAAGAAAATTGTTGACCGAATTATGCAAACATTCCGTCAACTAATTTTGATGCAATCTAATAACGTTATTTACCAGCGTTGAAAAGATCGTGTAGGAACAATTATTTATGCAGAAGTTGAAAAAAACGATAACCATGGCGTTGTTGTTAATTTGGAAAATGGTGAATTTGGATATTTAGGACGTAAAGATATTATTCCAAACGAAAATTTAATGCCTGGTCAAAAATACCGTTTTTTAGTTAAAGAAGTTTTACAATCATCGTCAGGATGGCCAATTTTATTAACAAGAACTAATGAAGAATTTGTTTTAGGTCTATTAAAAGAAGAAATTCCTGAAATTAATGAAGGTCTAATCGAAATCCACGCCATTAAACGTGTACCAGGATTTAAAACAAAAGTTTGTGTAAGTTCACATCAAATCGGTCTTGAACCATGTGGGACAATTATTGGCCCACAAGGAAGTCGAATTGCTGGTGTACGTCGAGAATTAAATTATGAACTAGTTGAAGCAGTATTCTACTCAGATGATTTTGAAACATTTTTAATCAACTTATGTTACCCAGCACTAATTTATGGATATAAAGTTGTTTCAGAAGCAACTGAAGATCATAAAAAACAAGTAATTATCGTTGTGCCAAGTGATCAAATGGCACTACTAATTGGTAAATTTGGAGCAAACATCCGTTTAATTAGCAAAATTTTAAATATTGATGCTGATGTCAAAACCCCACAAGAAGCCAAAATCGAAGATTTACAATACAATCGTGTGGAAATTAAAACACAACGTCAACGCACTTTTGAACGAATTCTTGAAAGTAATAAAGCTGGTCATGATCTTGACATGAACCAATTTAACAAACCTAATCCAATTGATTTAAATACTCTTAAAGATAAAGATAATACGATTGTAGCTCAATCAGAACCAAATACTCAAATTAAAGTTAAAAAGACTACATCTGCTAAAAAAATATTAAATTCATCCAATGCTGTTAATCTTTTGGATCAAATTGACAACTTCCAATTTGAATTACCAAAAGAAGATAATGAAAATGTAAATTCAAACATAAATAATAATCATGTAGAAAATGAAAAACAAGTTGAAATAGTTACTAAAAAAACTACAACTAACAAAAAATCATTAATTGAAAAATTAATGGCAAACGAAGAAACACGTCAACTATCAGGAAACGCTAGTGACCTTGAAGCTAAATTGGAAAATGAAAAAATTTTTAAAGAAGCAAATAAAAAGAAAAAATCTGTAAAAAAATCACGTAATAAAGCTAAGGTTGAACCTGCTAAATTTACTTCAATTCTTGAAGAATTCAAAAATAAAAATAATGAAGAATTGCTAAAAGAATTAGAAAATGAAAACCAAGATCGTGATTACGAAGAATTACTAGACAACTACGAAGATCAAGACGAAGAATAGTCTTATTCTTCGGTTTAGTTTTATTAAGGAGGAATTAAATGAAAAAAGAAAATGGATTTAAAAAACAAAAGAAAATTTTAGATAACCGAGAAAACATTGACTTAAAAAGTCAATTTAAGACAGTAAAAACAGGCGTTAAAAATGGTGTTTTTATTTTTTCCAAACCTCTAACTGTTGAAGAATTAAGCCAAAAATTAAATAAATCTTCTTCTGACATCTTAAAATTCTTTTTTATGAAAGGTGTAATGAAAAATATTAACACCTTATTAGATGAAAATGAAATTGGTGAATTGTGTCTTGAATTTAATTTTGACTTTGAAAAACGAATTGAAATTGATGAAACCAATATTTTAAGCAACTTGAATGTTGTTGATGATGAAAAAGATTTAAAACCTCGACCACCAATTGTAACTATTATGGGGCATGTTGATCATGGTAAAACAACATTACTTGATTACATCCGTAATACATGTGTTGCCAAAGGAGAGGCTGGAGGAATCACCCAGTCAATTGGGGCTTATCAAGTTAAAAAAGACAACAATATTATTACTTTTATTGATACTCCGGGTCATGCAGCATTTACTGAAATGCGTGCACGTGGAGCTCATGCAACTGATATAGTTATTTTGGTTGTCGCTGCTGATGAT
Above is a window of Candidatus Malacoplasma girerdii DNA encoding:
- the nusA gene encoding transcription elongation factor NusA encodes the protein MSQMNQELLTAITFIADEKKIPRDAVVDALKNAIIKSYMREFPEEVINADINIDQKILHVYQILNIVDDYEDLNDYCEISLDDAKAFYAKNKIQKEAVVGEQLHKNIELNKLPKKIVDRIMQTFRQLILMQSNNVIYQRWKDRVGTIIYAEVEKNDNHGVVVNLENGEFGYLGRKDIIPNENLMPGQKYRFLVKEVLQSSSGWPILLTRTNEEFVLGLLKEEIPEINEGLIEIHAIKRVPGFKTKVCVSSHQIGLEPCGTIIGPQGSRIAGVRRELNYELVEAVFYSDDFETFLINLCYPALIYGYKVVSEATEDHKKQVIIVVPSDQMALLIGKFGANIRLISKILNIDADVKTPQEAKIEDLQYNRVEIKTQRQRTFERILESNKAGHDLDMNQFNKPNPIDLNTLKDKDNTIVAQSEPNTQIKVKKTTSAKKILNSSNAVNLLDQIDNFQFELPKEDNENVNSNINNNHVENEKQVEIVTKKTTTNKKSLIEKLMANEETRQLSGNASDLEAKLENEKIFKEANKKKKSVKKSRNKAKVEPAKFTSILEEFKNKNNEELLKELENENQDRDYEELLDNYEDQDEE